Proteins from a single region of Bos indicus x Bos taurus breed Angus x Brahman F1 hybrid chromosome 29, Bos_hybrid_MaternalHap_v2.0, whole genome shotgun sequence:
- the LOC113886067 gene encoding tripartite motif-containing protein 43-like, whose protein sequence is MDSEIPEAFQKELTCLLCLNFLLDPVTIGCGHSFCRSCLCLFWEQAKVPASCPVCRQRSEQTSFKTSFLLKNLVSTVRKANLRQFLKCEEHLCATHKQTKKIFCEADKSLLCLVCSQGQEHKTHRHCLAEEAVEESWEKLAKQMTSLWEKIQETERNLKKSSRGTDPWMENLSDGTPISPREEDYYVESIVKEGQNIYNQLRRRQEEIIRKKRELREIHKELIQMCSKPDMELLQELEDKLKWSESAQLHVPQPLLPELPARPMSGLMEWLNHFRVNFSLSNEVSSQHIRLFDDARRLTYEHDSLHASLDGGTLKYFASWGDQSFTSGKQYWEMLVDSSWDWAVGVCKDSWIRKDDGILDTSNNDNFLLVCVKQDDHYQLWTTAPTTPLYIERPLGRVGVFLDCDSGSISFVDVAKRTLLWRYDDGVCTFPVRPFFCTGHR, encoded by the exons ATGGACTCAGAAATCCCAGAAGCCTTCCAGAAGGAGCTCACCTGCCTCCTCTGTCTGAATTTCCTTCTAGACCCAGTCACCATAGGCTGTGGACACAGCTTCTGTAGAtcctgtctttgtcttttctgGGAACAAGCCAAAGTCCCTGCCAGTTGTCCAGTGTGCAGACAACGATCAGAACAGACAAGCTTCAAAACCAGTTTTCTTCTGAAGAATCTGGTGTCCACTGTCAGAAAAGCCAATCTCAGGCAATTCCTGAAGTGTGAGGAACACCTGTGTGCGACCCACAAGCAGACAAAGAAGATCTTCTGTGAAGCCGACAAGAGCTTGCTCTGTTTGGTCTGCTCTCAAGGTCAGGAGCACAAGACTCACAGACATTGTCTCGCTGAAGAGGCTGTTGAGGAATCCTGG GAAAAGTTGGCAAAGCAAATGACATCTTTATGGGAAAAGAttcaagaaactgaaagaaatctCAAGAAAAGTAGCAGAGGAACTGACCCTTGGATG GAGAACTTATCAGATGGCACCCCCATTTCTCCCAGAGAAGAAGATTACTATGTAGAGAGTATTGTAAAAGAAGGCCAAAACATATACAATCAACTCAGAAGAAGGCAAGAGGAAATaatcagaaagaagagagagctCCGAGAAATACACAAGGAGCTCATTCAAATGTGCTCTAAACCAGACATGGAGCTGCTCCAG gaATTGGAAGACAAACTGAAATG GAGTGAGTCAGCACAGCTGCACGTGCCTCAGCCTCTGCTCCCAGAACTCCCTGCGCGCCCCATGTCTGGGCTGATGGAGTGGCTCAACCACTTCCGAG tcaacttTTCACTCAGTAATGAAGTAAGCAGTCAGCACATCAGGTTGTTCGATGATGCAAGACGTCTGACGTATGAACATGACAGCCTCCATGCATCTTTGGATGGTGGAACATTGAAGTATTTTGCCTCATGGGGAGACCAGAGCTTCACCTCAGGCAAACAGTACTGGGAGATGCTTGTGGACAGCTCTTGGGACTGGGCTGTAGGTGTCTGTAAGGATTCCTGGATAAGGAAGGACGATGGCATACTGGACACGTCCAACAATGACAACTTTCTCCTTGTGTGTGTGAAGCAGGATGACCATTACCAACTCTGGACCACAGCCCCCACCACGCCTCTGTACATAGAGAGACCTCTGGGCAGGGTTGGGGTGTTCCTTGATTGTGACAGTGGGAGTATTAGTTTTGTGGATGTTGCCAAGCGCACCCTCCTTTGGAGGTACGATGATGGCGTGTGCACTTTCCCTGTCAGGCCCTTCTTCTGCACCGGCCACAGGTGA